The following nucleotide sequence is from Pseudomonas sp. RC10.
TGGATCAGGTAGGTACAGGCCGCCGGGGTGAAGCCACCGAAGGTCGCGGTCGCCAGGCTGTAGGCCAGGGAGAAACCGGTGGTGCGCACTTCGACGGGCATGATTTCGGTCAGGGAGACCACCATCGCGCCGTTGTAGGAGCCGTACAAGAAGGACAACCACAACTCGACCATCAGCAGGTTGCCGAAGCTCGGGTTGGCGGTCAGCCAGGACAGGGCAGGGTACGCCGTGACGATGGCCAGAATGGTCGCCGCCAGCAGCAGGGGTTTGCGACCGATCTTGTCAGACACCGCGCCCATCACCGGCAGCCAGATGAAGTTCGAGATACCGACGCAGACGGTCACCAACAGGCTGTCCAGGTCGGACAGGTGCAGTTCGTTTTTGCCGAAGGTTGGCGTGTACGCGGTGATCAGGTAGAACGACACGGTGGTCATGACCACCAGCGCCATGCCGGCGATGACGATACCGAAGTTCGAGCCAATGGACTTCATCACTTCGCCCATGGTTGGACGGTGTTTGCGAGCACGGGCTTCGAACTCAGGGGTTTCTTCCAGCGAACGACGGATGATGAAGATCGCCGGAACGATCGCACAGCCCACGAGGAACGGCACACGCCAGCCCCATTGGCCCATCTCTTCCGGGCTCAGCCAGTGGTTGAGGCCAACACCCAAGAGGCCTGCGAACACCACCGCTGCCTGCTGGCTTGCGGACTGCCAGCTGACGAAGAAGCCTTTGCGGCCCGGCGTCGAGATCTCAGCCAGGTACACCGACACACCGCCCAGTTCCACACCAGCGGAGAAGCCTTGCAGCAGACGGCCGATCAACACCAGCAACGGCGCGGCAACGCCCAGCGTGGCGTAACCCGGTACGCAAGCGATCAGGATCGTACCCATCGCCATCATGGCCAGGGTGATGATCAGACCTTTCTTACGGCCATGGTGGTCGATATAGGCGCCGAGGAAGATGGCACCCAGCGGGCGCATGAGGAAGCCTGCGCCGAAGGTGGCGAGCGACAGCATCAGGGATGCGAATTCGCTGTCGGCCGGGAAGAAGGTTTTGGCGATGGCTGTGGCGTAGAAGCCATAGACCATAAAGTCAAACATTTCAAGGAAGTTGCCGCTGACAACGCGAAAAATCGCTTTGCCTTTGCCTGTGGTCGAGGCCATTTGGAATTACTCACTTAGGCTGTCTAGCTGGGGGAAATCCGTTGTATTTGTACGTCCTCTGCCGCGCGGCACGGGCTTGGCCTCGCACTGCACAGATTTGTAACGATATGTGTAAAAGTGGCGGATGGCAATCAGAAGCCTTGCATCTGGCTTCTCGCATCACTGCCCTGAGCGGGCCATCGCACTATTTGTTTATGTCACCTCGTTGGCCCGTGTGCCTTTAACTCGCCTGATCTGTTCGGCCGTGCCCGCTGTTTACCTCGAAGGTCACGGCTCATTCTTGCGAGTTGAGTGCACAATGACTGACAAATTTGACCTGATCGATCTGTTTTCCCGACGCCCCTCCCTGTCTGAGCAGGCCCGCGATTCGCTGAGGGCTGCCCTGACGTCTTACTTCCCTGACGTTCACCTCGACCCCGACGTGGCCGTCGTCACTGGACAGGCCGAAAACGGAGAAGCGAGGACTGCGACGCTGACCGCCTGTTTGCGGCGGTTTTTTGCCAGCGGCCAGACACCCCGCTGGAAGAACGGGGCTGATGCGCTGGTCGTCGATCCAGCCTTCTCACTTGTCGCCGTTCCTGACGTCGACATGGAGGCGCTGGCCATCCTCGTCGACACGGTCTCTCTGGGTCTGCTCGATGATTTCACCGGGTCCTTGATCGCTTTTTGGGATCGTGCGGGTGCAGACGGCGCCACGCCCTGTACCCGCTTGGCGAATGCCTTGGCTCAGCGGCGCCCGGAAAACACTGACGCGAGCGTTTTCGAACAGCAGGCGCTGGCGATACTTGATGCGCAACTCGCCGATCTTCAGGCCATTCCCTCGCTTGGCCTGAATGACTTCGACGAGATCGAGCGCTACGTGGCCAAGACCACGGACATCCTGCCGTGGCTGAGCGACGCACAAGACGCCGCGATTGCCCGGCACCTGTCACGGATCGAGCAGGTGCCGGGCTGGTTGAGCCGTGCCTCGTCCGCCGACCGTCTCGATTTCAGCCGCCGACTCGCGGCTTTGGCGGTCGTGAACGCGCGAGCGGCGGGACGCTGCTGGGACGATGACGTGCCGCCGCTGCTCGATTACGCGCGCAAGACCCTGCAAGACCTGATGCGTGGCGATCACCCGGACGTCACCTGGCTGACACTGGACGACGTCACGGTGCACATCGACAAGGTGGTAGCCGTCCCTGTGCCGTCGGCGGGGCAGTTCATTCCCATTGGCAGCATCGAACATCAGCGCATGAGCGTGGCCCACTTTGCGTTGGGCAACCTGTGCAGTGTTCCCAGCGGCACGATCGTATTGTCGTTGCGCGATGGCGGACCGCTGCCGCGATGGCTGACGATCGACTACCTTAAGCAGTTGGTGGTGCGGGCTGACATCGGCCGTGCGTATCCGACGTTGGTGCGTCAGTATTTGATGACTGACCCTGTAGAGGTGTCGCGACGGCAACGGCTGTTCGGCGACCAACTGCGTGTGCAACTGCCGCTGAAGGCGCTGGAGCAGAAACTCCGTGGCGAAGGTGGGCTGACGGACGCGGGCTATCGGCGGGTCTGTTCGCTGTTTGGGCGTTCTGCTGCACACCTTGGCAGCGACACGGTGTTGCGCCCGCTGGCGTGGGTGGCGCAGCCGGGCGCCGTGGCGGATGACGTCTGCAACCAGTTCGTGATCGGTGCGTCGGATACCGCTGTGGGTCCGTTCGTGTTGTATCGACCCTTGGCGCCGATGCCGCTGATGGAGTTTGCCACGTGGCTGGAACTGCGCAGTGCCATTGCCAGGACAGGCGAACTGCAAGACGACGCGCTCGTCTGGATGACCGATCATGGGCGGCAGCGCTACGCCAACGGCGGCTTCGATCAACCTCACATCGTCCGTTTCGGGCTGGGCTCCGATTTCACGCCGATCGAGAACCCCGCACCGGCGCAACTGGCGGTCGCCAACGTGGACGGTGACGTGCTCGTTGCCCTGTTCAATGCGAACGCCCGGGCGCTGGTGGAGCTCGCGGATCGCGACTCCGTATCCAATGCCGAAAGCCGCTGGGCCATGATTCAGCGGGCAGGCTGGCTCGGGCTGGACCTGGTGATGCCGTTTCTGTCGGGCGCGGTCGGCAACGCGTTGTGGCTCGTGCAGCTGATGAGTGCCGTGGATCAAGTGCTGGTGGCGCGCAAGCGTGCGGTCGGTCACCCGGAGCGGCAAGCGTGGACGGCGCTGTTGCTGACGGTGTCCATGATGCTTATGCACGAAGGATTCGTGCCCCGCCTGCGAACGCCCCGAGCCGAAGTCGCGGAGGGGGAGGCGACGCGGGCAGGGCATGGGCCCACCGAAGCGCCGGAGACGGTGGTCGGCGAGTCGCAGGCGACTGTCCTGACACCCTTGCTGGATTTTTCCTGGTCCAGCGTGCGGCATCGGCTGACCCCGGCACAGGCCCGAGACCTTGAACGTCTGAAAGTCATGCCTGAGCCGGACTTGGGTGCGCTGTCGGCGGAACCGGGCAGGGAAGGCCTGTACTTGCACGACGGACAGTGGCACGCCCGGCTGGACAGCGGCGTGTACCGCGTGGCGTTCAGGGATGAAAACGTGCGAGTGATCGACCCTCGGTCCTCGGCAATCGTGGGTCCCAGGCTACGGCGCACAGGCGGGCGGTGGACACTGGATCTGTCCCTCGGCTTGCGGGGCGGAGGTCCGAAACGTAACGCCCGACAGGTTGCCTTGGAAAACGCCGCAAAGCTCAAGGCGGTGACTGAGCGTGAAGCGGTGCTGGATCAGCACCAGGTCGTGCTGTTTCGACGGTTCGTCGGCTGGAACAAAACGTGTCGAGGTGCGAAAACGCAGCTGCCCGGCACCTTGTACGACCTGATCGAAACCGACCTGAACGAACTGAAAGCCATCGTTGAGGAACGCCAGCGCTTACAGGCTTCCTTGCGACCCGCCGACCGAGCACCCGAGACGACCGTGGCCAAAGACCTTCAGGCGCTGGTCCGACGTATCGCGTTTTACGAGGGCGTGTTGCTGCAAAACCTCGTCAAGCTGGCGCGCAACCAAATGGACCGGCTTGAAGCGGTTTCAGTGTCGGCGGTGACGCAAGAGAACGTGGACGGCTACGTGGCGCTGTTCGAAGACATGTTGCAGATCGAAGAGCGGGGGACCCAGTGGTCCGGACTCAGGGAAAGCCTGTGGCAGCAACTGCGGGACGTGCCCAAGGTGGGCGAAAAAATCTGGCATGACGAGGTGCTGGATCTGGTCCGCAGCAATGTGTTTACCCAGTTGGACTGGCGGGCGACGCGTTTGTGGTCGCTGTTGGAACTAAGCTTCAGCAAGGATGTGATTCTGTCCAAACAGGGCAGCCTGGAGCTCAAATCATTGCGCACGGACGACCGCCTCCATGCGGCGGTCAGTTCTCAGATCGAGCTGGAAAAACCCAACGATTACACCCTCGCCGAGCAGATCGACGTGCTTGAAAGCTCGTTGCGTGAATACGATCGAGGCATCCTTATCGCTGTGTGCGCCCAGCAAAGCGTGCCCGAAGCGTTCGACCCGGTGCGATTCACCCGTTTTCTGGAGGAGTTTGGCTGGATCGCCGACCGGGCGGAAAAACGCTTGTCGGATCTGATCCGTGAAAGCACCGAGCCTGTGGCGCGTCCTGTGGATTACGCGCCACGCGTTCGGCAGCCGCGCAAACGGGTGTTCAAGACCCGCGCCCACCGCACGTTGGTGGGGCAGTTGCGCGAAGGCGAACCCGATATGCCGGGTGCGGTGGTCGATGTCACGCAATCCATGGGCAACACCGTGATCGAGACGTACCACCTGCATGAGAACGGGGAGTGGGTCGAGGTTGAAACGGTCGCGCCTGCTCAACCTGAAAAGCCCGTGCCTGTGGTGGCACTGGCGGAACTCAAACGTCAGGCCACCTCGTTGTTGGAGCGCGTCGAGGCAGACATTGCCAACGCCCGGCGTCAGTCGAAAAAGGCGGATGAGCCTGCGGACATGCAGGACATCCTGACCCACAAGGCCGACCGGCTGACGGCGCTCGCGGAAAAGCTCACGAGCACGACGGACAGTGACGAAGCGGCTCAGGTTCAGGTGAGCGCGTTGCGGGCGTCGGCCTCCCGGCTGGTGGAGGAGGGACGGACCTTGCGCATCGAGATGATCAAGGCGCAACCGCCGACGGCGGGACGTCTCGCCTGGTTGGCTCAGGAGCGTGAGGTGGACATCGCCCGGTTCGAGGGGCGCAAGAATGTGTCAGGCGCCAAACGAAACGATTTCCTGCAGGAATACGTGATCCGTGACACGGATCAGCGGGTGCTGTGGTGGGCGCATTTTCATTACGCCAGTGAAAACGCGGCAGCCGAGGCGTTCACCGCTGCTCACCTGAAACTCCCGGAGCAGCGGTTTGTGGGGTACAAGGCGCAGGTCAAGGCGGCGAAGGAGAGCAAGGACGTGATTCGCGTGTACCGCAGCGCCATCGGCAAGGAGATCGCGCAGCGGTTGTTTCTGAGCCTCGCGGGCTAGCTTATTTAAGCAGGGCCTCGCGCAGGTCAGTCGACAGACCGTCCGGCGCCAGCCAGATCGCGAAATACACCTTTGCCAGCTCAGGGTCGGGGCTGGCAAAGATCACCTTGCCATTGCGCGTCAGGTTCAAGCCATCGGTGCGGTCCCAGGTCAGGTCGTAACGGTCGCCTTTGACGATGTTCTGGAAGCTTTGGTGCAGGCGGTCGAGTTCGGGTTTCAAGCGAACGAGGGTGTCTTGCGGCTGTTGTTTTTCGAGGGCCGCGTTGGCGGCCTTGATCACGTCCTGGCGGTCGATGTCCCGAAAATAATACAGCTCAAGTTTCTGGGGTGACTGGGTGAACGCAGCCTGTTTGGCGCTGATTGAAGGCTCGGCATAAAAGGCGGCGGCGTAAACGTCGGTCCAGAGGTAGGTGAGGATCGCCTGGTTCTTGCGCTCCAGCGCCGGGGAATGGCCGTCGAGCCGGGCAGGGAAGTTGGCCTGCTTGAGCAAGTCCGCCTGAGACGCCATGGCCATCGGGCTGGCGAACGCGGCAAGCAGGAGCATCCAGTGAATGAGGCGGTGGCGCATGAGGGTGTCTTCTGTGGCGAGGGGGTGAGGTAAGGGTATGACATTTTTAGCGGTGCGCGGTGCGGCGGGGTATGCAAACGGCCTACGCTATTCGCACAGACATGGCGGTGCATCTCCAGCGACCGATAGATTTTTCGCGAATAAATTCGCTCCCACAGTGAAGACCGCATCCTGCCTGATGCCGAGTCGCGCCGTCGAATCCCTGTAGTTGTACGGCAAAAAACGCCCTCCACGCCTCAACCCCACAAAAAATGCAGCTTTTATTGGGATTCCCCCCACCAACACATTTATCATCCGCACCCATTGGGCATTTTCCGCGCCTCACCAGGGTGACGAGTGTCACGTAACGCAGACAAAATTGGCCTGCGACGCGACCAAGGGTTAATGTTCCCCGCGACGCCGGACGATTAGACTGCGCCGCGAGTTTCGATTCTTCATGCCGCCAGGCGCGGCATGGGTTAGCCAGAGACGCCAGAGTGGCGCCTCGGCCTGTTCTAAGGAGTACGCATGGCTGTCTACAACTACGACGTAGTGGTACTGGGTTCCGGCCCAGCTGGAGAAGGCGCGGCAATGAACGCCGCCAAGGCTGGGCGCAAGGTAGCCATGGTCGACAGCCGTCGGCAGGTCGGCGGCAACTGCACCCACCTGGGCACGATCCCGTCCAAGGCGTTGCGTCACTCGGTCAAGCAGATCATCCAGTTCAACACCAACCCGATGTTCCGGGCCATTGGCGAGCCGCGCTGGTTTTCGTTCCCGGACGTGCTGAAAAGCGCTGAAAAAGTCATCAACAAACAGGTCGCATCCCGCACTGGCTACTACGCCCGCAATCGCGTCGACGTGTTCTTCGGCACCGGCAGCTTTGCCGACGAGCGCACCGTTGACGTGGTCTGCGACACCGGCGTCGTGGAAAAGCTGGTCGCCAACCAGATCATCATCGCCACCGGCTCACGGCCTTATCGCCCAGCGGATATCGACTTTTCCCACAAGCGTATCTACGACAGCGACACCATCCTCAGCATCAGCCACACCCCGCGCAAGCTGATCATTTACGGGGCTGGCGTGATCGGTTGCGAATACGCGTCGATCTTCAGCGGTCTGGGCGTGGACGTCGAGCTGATCGACAACCGTGACCAGTTGCTGAGCTTCCTCGACGCCGAAATCTCCCAAGGCCTGAGCTATCACTTCAGCAACAACAACGTGATGGTGCGCCACAACGAAGAGTACGAGCGCGTCGAAGGCCTCGAAAACGGCGTGATCCTGCACCTCAAGTCCGGCAAGAAAGTGAAGGCCGACGCCTTGCTGTGGTGCAACGGTCGGACCGGCAACACCGACAGACTGGGTCTGGAAAACGTCGGCATCAAGGCCAACGGCCGTGGCCAGATCGAAGTCGACGAGGAGTACCGCACCAGCAAGCCCAACATTTTTGGCGCGGGCGACGTGATTGGCTGGCCGAGTCTGGCGAGTGCAGCGTACGACCAGGGGCGTTCGGCGTCGGGCAAGGCGGTGGACAACGGCACCTGGCGCTTCGTCAACGACGTGCCGACTGGCATTTACACCATCCCGGAAATCAGCTCGATCGGTCAGAACGAACACGACCTGACCCAGGCCAAGGTGCCGTACGAAGTGGGCAAGGCATTCTTCAAAAGCATGGCCCGTGCGCAGATCTCCAACGAGCCAGTGGGCATGTTGAAGATCCTGTTCCACCGCGAAACCCTGCAGATTCTCGGCGTGCATTGCTTCGGCGACCAGGCGTCGGAGATCGTGCACATCGGTCAGGCGATCATGAGCCAGCCCGGCGAGGCGAATACCCTCAAGTATTTCGTCAATACCACGTTCAACTACCCGACCATGGCCGAAGCCTATCGGGTCGCGGCATACGACGGCCTCAACCGGCTTTTTTGAGCGGCTCCGGCCGGTGGCCTGAGCCGGCCGGGGAGACCGATTTCAGTAATTCCCGAGGGTGGCGCTGGCCAAACCGGGAAAGTCTGTAATCAGGCTGTCAACGCCGAAGTCGGCGAGTCTGCGCATCAGCGCGGGCTCGTTGACGGTCCAGACGGACACATGCAGGCCCAGGGTCTGTGCTTTCTTCAGGCGCTCGGGCGTGCAGTGCGTCCAGTTCAGCGCCAGAATCTCGCAGCCATAGCTCGTGGCGACCTTCAACGGGTCGAGCCACGCGTATTCCGCCACCAGCCCTCGCGACAGGTCCGGGGTCAGCTCCAGCGCCGCCTTGAGCACTTCCCGCGAACTCGACGTAATGGTGACCCTGTCCAGCAGACCGTGACGTTGCGCCATCTCGCGGATCGCCAATACGGTCGTGGCCGCTCGGGTGCGTGACGCGCTCTTGACTTCCAGTTGCCAGTGGTCGAAATCGCATTTCTCGAACAGCTCTTCCAGGCGCGGAATCGGGCACGGATTGACCCAGCCCGGGCCGCCCTTGCGCGCGTCGTAGGTCACCAGGTCCTTCGCATCATGCTCGACCACTTTGCCGCGCCGGTCGGTGGTGCGTTTCAGGGTCGGGTCGTGGATGACCATCAGTTCGCCGTCACGGGACAGGTGCAGGTCCAGTTCACAACGCTTGACCCCGTGCTTCAGGCATTCCTGAAAGCTGGTGAGGGTGTTTTCCGGTGCTTCGCCTTTAGCGCCGCGGTGGCCATAGATAAGGGTCACAAATACTCCTTGAATTACGAAGGCGCCTACAGGCTCAAAATCAGGATGGATCAGGGGTGTTTTGCTCTCGGGCCAGGCGTCGTTGCGCGGCTTGTCGTTGCAGGATGTGTCTGGCCAGAAGCTGTCGCTGGGCATCGCTCAGCTCGACCCACTCGGTGCCGATCTCGAAATCGCCAAGGGTGAGGGACTGGGATTGCGTGACCCTGGCCCGCAGCATCATCCCGGACGCCTGGGGCATGAGCACCATTTTGACCGACAACAGGCTGCCGACGGGGAAGGGCTGGTGAGCGTTGAATTGCAGGCCGCCCTCGGACATGATCACTTTTTGCGGAGCGCCGAGCTTGCCTAGAACCGTCTGAGCCACCACTTGACCGAGCAAATCGATTCGTTTGCTCATGGCCCGCAGGAAGCTGTTGGTGGTACGGTCGCGGTCGTCGAGCTGGCGCAGCAGATGCTGCGATTCGAACTCGGCGACGTGCAACTCGCTCAGCAGATCGAAGAGGGTCGAGGTGTCCCGATGAGCGAGCTCATCGACCGAGCCGGACGCTGGAATGCGTTGAATTTCCAGTGCGACGCTGTCCTCGATACGGTAGTATTCGCGGCGTTCTTCTTCATCTAATGTCGACATGGCGAACCCATGGTAGCGGCGGTTGTCAGAGTGATTGCTCTCGTTTGCGACTCAGCGATTCGAGTGTAAAGCCGCAGGCCCAGGCCCGCCACAAGGACGTTCCCATTCCTCCGAACAAGCCCCTACATGTTCAGACCTCTTTTTGTATTTATCGGCACGCGTTACACCCGTGCAAAACGCCGTAATCATTTTGTCTCCTTCATTTCCCTGACGTCGATGATCGGTCTCGCCCTGGGCGTCGTGGTGATGATAGTCGTGTTATCGGTCATGAACGGTTTCGATCATGAGATGCGCACCCGCGTCCTTGGCATGGTGCCCCACGCGACCATCGAATCCGGCGAGCCGATCAGCGACTGGCAAAGCCTCGCGGCGAAGGTCAAGCAGAACCCTCAGGTTGAAGCCATTGCGCCGTTCACCCAGATGCAGGGCCTGCTGACCAACAACGGCAATGTGCAGAAAATCCTGCTCAATGCCATCGACCCGGTTCAGGAACGCAAAGTTTCGATTATCGATGGCTTCATGAAACAGGGCCGACTTGACGACCTCGTGTCAGGCGGCTTCGGCGTAGTCATCGGCGACAAGGCCGCGACCAAGCTGGGCGTCGGCATCGGCGACAAAGTCACTTTCGTCTCGCCTGAAGTCACGGTCACGCCCGCCGGGATGTTCCCGCGCATGAAGCGCTTCACCGTGGTCGGCATCTTCCACGTCGGCGCGGGCGAACTCGACGGCTACCTCGGCGTGACCAACCTTCAGGACCTGGCCCGTCTGCACCGCTGGAAGCCTGATCAAGTGCAGGGGCTGCGCCTGAAATTCACCGACCTGTTCAAGGCACCGCGCACGGCTTACGACATCGCCCAGAGCCTCGGCGATCACCAGTATTACTCCCGGGACTGGACCCGCACCCACGGCAACCTGTATCAGGCCATCGGCATGGAGAAATCCATCATTGGCCTGCTCTTGCTGCTGATCGTGGCGGTGGCGGCGTTCAACATCATTTCGACGCTGGTGATGGTGGTCAACGACAAGCGTGGCGACATCGCGATCTTGCGCACGCTGGGGGCGACGCCAGGGCAGATCATGGCGATCTTCATGGTGCAGGGCACGGTGATCGGTGTGGTCGGCACGGCGATTGGCGCGGCCGTCGGCACTCTTGCTGCACTGAACGTCAGTGCCGCGATCTCGGCGCTGGAAGGCCTGATCGGGCACAAGTTTCTCAACGCGGATGTCTATTTCATCGACTATCTGCCTTCGCAATTGATGACCAGTGACGTGCTGATGGTATGCGGCGCGGCCCTGGTCCTGAGTTTCCTCGCCACCTTGTATCCCGCCTGGCGTGCCGCGCGCACCCAGCCGGCGGAGGCGCTACGTTATGAGTGAGTCGCGCATGAGTGATAAAGCTGTACTGAGTTGCCGCAACCTGGGCAAATCCTACGAGGAAGGCCCGGAATCCGTGGTCGTGCTGTCGGGCCTGCAACTGGAGTTGCACCCTGGCGAACGCGTGGCGATTGTCGGCAGTTCCGGCTCCGGCAAAAGTACCTTGCTCAACCTGTTGGGCGGCCTGGACACGCCGACCGAGGGCAGCGTATGGCTCGCTGGCGAAGAGCTGTCCGCGTTGAATGAAAAGGCCCGTGGCCTGCTGCGCAACCGGGCACTGGGTTTCGTGTATCAGTTTCACCATTTGCTGCCAGAGTTCACCGCGCTGGAGAACGTCTGCATGCCGCTCCTGATCGGCAAGACCCCGATCCCGGAAGCCCGTCAGCGCGCCACCGCGTTGCTGGAGCGGGTAGGGCTCAAGCACCGCCTGGCGCACAAACCGTCCGAGCTGTCCGGTGGCGAACGCCAGCGGGTGGCCATTGCCCGGGCGCTGGTGAATCAGCCGGGTCTGGTGATGCTCGACGAACCGACCGGCAACCTCGATTCCCACACGGCCCAAGGCATTCAGGACCTGATGCTGGAGCTCAGCACCTCGTCGCGCACCGCGTTTCTGGTGGTGACCCACGACCTGTCGCTGGCTCGCCAGATGGACCGCGTGTGGCGTCTGGAAGAAGGCCGTCTCGTCGAGGCGTGATGCATTGAACCCGACGCCCGCTTCATGGCGTCGGGGTGTTCCTATTTAGCTACGGTGCTCCACGAATGTTCAGACCGTTATCCATCTTCATCGGCACGCGATACACGCGGGCCAAGCGGCGCAACCACTTCATCTCGTTCATTTCGATGACCTCGATGATCGGGCTGGCGTTGGGCGTGCTGGCGATGATCGTCGTGCTGTCCGTGATGAACGGCTTTCAGAAGGAAATGAGCTCGCGGATTCTTGGCATGGTGCCCCACGCGGTCATCGACGGGGTCAAGCCGCTGGACGACTGGAAACCCGCTGCCGACGCCGCGTTGAAAAACCCCCAAGTCACGGCGGCCGTGCCGTTCACGCAAATGGACGGCATGCTGTCGTACAAGGGTTCGATGCAGCCGATCGAGATCAACGGCGTGGACCCGGCGCTGGAATCCCAGGTCTCCATCGTCACCCAGCACATCGTTCAGGGCCGCCTGCAGGACTTGAAGGCTGGCGAGTTTGGCGTGGTCATCGGTGAAATCACGGCGCGGCGCTTCCGCCTGAACGTGGGCGACAAAATCACCCTGATCGTCCCGGAAATCAGCAGCGATCCGGGCGGTATCACCCCGCGCCTGCAACGCCTGACCGTGGTCGGCGTGTTCAAGGTCGGCGCCGAGCTTGACGGCTCCATGGCGCTGGTCAACGTGGCCGATGCCGCGGCGATCCAGCGCTGGCAGCCGAACCAGGTGCAGGGCGTTCGTCTGGCGCTGACCGACCTGTACGCGGCGCCGCAGGTCTCGACCGCCATCGCGGGCAGTCTCGGCGCGGACTACAAGGCCGATGACTGGACCCACACACAGGGCAGTCTGTTCAGCGCGATGAAAATGGAAAAGACCATGATCGGTCTGTTGTTGCTGATGATCGTCGCTGTCGCGGCCTTCAACATCATCGCCACGCTGATCATGGTGGTGAACGACAAGGGCGCCGACATCGCAATCCTGCGCACTATTGGCGCGACGCCTCGTCAGATCATGACCATCTTCATGGTGCAAGGCTCGGTGATCGGCGTGATCGGCACGATCATCGGCGGCGTATTGGGCGTGATCGCCGCGATCAACGTCAGTCAGTTGGTGGGCTGGGTCGAGCGCGTGACCGGCCAGCACATTTTCACCTCGGACGTGTACTTCATCAGCAACCTGCCATCGCAACTGGAAGGCAGTGACGTGGTGATGATCTGTGCGGCGGGGTTGATCCTGAGCTTTCTGGCGACGATCTACCCAGCGTATCGCGCCTCGCAGATTCAGCCGGCCCATGCGTTGCGGTATGAATGATCCGTTGAGTCACATTCTGTAGGAGCGCGCTTGCCCGCGATGGCGGTCTGTCTGCACCGATTCTGTGTCTGACAGATGGTAATCGCGGGCAAGCGCGCTCCTACAGGTGGCGTGTCGATTTCAAACAGGCAATTCAATCAAAAACCGCGTCACACCCTCCTGCGATTCACAGCGGATCGTCCCGCCATGGGCCTTGATGATCGACTGGGTGATCGCCAGCCCCAGGCCCGCATGTTCACTGCTGCCCTCATGACGTGCCGGATCAGCGCGATAAAACCGGTCAAAGAGCCGTGGCAGCACCTCGGCCGGAATGGTCGGGCCCGTGTTTTCAATGCCAATTCGCACGCGCTGGACGGACGATTCCAGTTTCACCGACACCCGACCCTGAACAGGGGTGAAGCGCAGTGCATTGTCCAGCAGGTTGGACAGGGCGCGGCGCAGCATGTGGCGATCGCCTTCCACGACGGCCTCGCCCTCACGGCTCAGCGCCACGTGCGCGTCCTCGGCGACGGGCAGGAAAAACTCCAGCAAGGCATCGACGTCTTCACCCAGCGCCAGACGCTCGCGGTTCGGGTTCAATAACCCATGCTCGGCCTTGGCGAGAAACAGCATGTCGTTGACCATCTGCGCCATCCCTTGCAGCTCCTCCAGATTGCCCAGCAACGCTTCGCGGTACTCCGCCACATCGCGGGGGCGGGTGAGGGTGACCTGCGTGTGGGTCAGCAGATTCGACAGAGGCGTACGCAGTTCATGGGCGATGTCGGCGGAAAATGCAGACAGGCGCTGAAACGCATCATCGAGACGACCCAGCATGGCGTTGAAAGCCTGACTCAGTTCGGCCAGCTCGCTGGGCATCTCGGCGTGCGGCAGGCGTGTCGTCAGCGAACTGGCGGACACGCTGGCCGCGACCTCACTCATTCGACGCAAGGGCCGCAAACCGCTGCGTGCCGCCCAGG
It contains:
- a CDS encoding MFS transporter, with the protein product MASTTGKGKAIFRVVSGNFLEMFDFMVYGFYATAIAKTFFPADSEFASLMLSLATFGAGFLMRPLGAIFLGAYIDHHGRKKGLIITLAMMAMGTILIACVPGYATLGVAAPLLVLIGRLLQGFSAGVELGGVSVYLAEISTPGRKGFFVSWQSASQQAAVVFAGLLGVGLNHWLSPEEMGQWGWRVPFLVGCAIVPAIFIIRRSLEETPEFEARARKHRPTMGEVMKSIGSNFGIVIAGMALVVMTTVSFYLITAYTPTFGKNELHLSDLDSLLVTVCVGISNFIWLPVMGAVSDKIGRKPLLLAATILAIVTAYPALSWLTANPSFGNLLMVELWLSFLYGSYNGAMVVSLTEIMPVEVRTTGFSLAYSLATATFGGFTPAACTYLIHELNNKAAPGIWLSGAAVLGLIATLVLFRKGGHAHVEAVTS
- a CDS encoding chalcone isomerase family protein; amino-acid sequence: MRHRLIHWMLLLAAFASPMAMASQADLLKQANFPARLDGHSPALERKNQAILTYLWTDVYAAAFYAEPSISAKQAAFTQSPQKLELYYFRDIDRQDVIKAANAALEKQQPQDTLVRLKPELDRLHQSFQNIVKGDRYDLTWDRTDGLNLTRNGKVIFASPDPELAKVYFAIWLAPDGLSTDLREALLK
- a CDS encoding DUF6543 domain-containing protein; translated protein: MTDKFDLIDLFSRRPSLSEQARDSLRAALTSYFPDVHLDPDVAVVTGQAENGEARTATLTACLRRFFASGQTPRWKNGADALVVDPAFSLVAVPDVDMEALAILVDTVSLGLLDDFTGSLIAFWDRAGADGATPCTRLANALAQRRPENTDASVFEQQALAILDAQLADLQAIPSLGLNDFDEIERYVAKTTDILPWLSDAQDAAIARHLSRIEQVPGWLSRASSADRLDFSRRLAALAVVNARAAGRCWDDDVPPLLDYARKTLQDLMRGDHPDVTWLTLDDVTVHIDKVVAVPVPSAGQFIPIGSIEHQRMSVAHFALGNLCSVPSGTIVLSLRDGGPLPRWLTIDYLKQLVVRADIGRAYPTLVRQYLMTDPVEVSRRQRLFGDQLRVQLPLKALEQKLRGEGGLTDAGYRRVCSLFGRSAAHLGSDTVLRPLAWVAQPGAVADDVCNQFVIGASDTAVGPFVLYRPLAPMPLMEFATWLELRSAIARTGELQDDALVWMTDHGRQRYANGGFDQPHIVRFGLGSDFTPIENPAPAQLAVANVDGDVLVALFNANARALVELADRDSVSNAESRWAMIQRAGWLGLDLVMPFLSGAVGNALWLVQLMSAVDQVLVARKRAVGHPERQAWTALLLTVSMMLMHEGFVPRLRTPRAEVAEGEATRAGHGPTEAPETVVGESQATVLTPLLDFSWSSVRHRLTPAQARDLERLKVMPEPDLGALSAEPGREGLYLHDGQWHARLDSGVYRVAFRDENVRVIDPRSSAIVGPRLRRTGGRWTLDLSLGLRGGGPKRNARQVALENAAKLKAVTEREAVLDQHQVVLFRRFVGWNKTCRGAKTQLPGTLYDLIETDLNELKAIVEERQRLQASLRPADRAPETTVAKDLQALVRRIAFYEGVLLQNLVKLARNQMDRLEAVSVSAVTQENVDGYVALFEDMLQIEERGTQWSGLRESLWQQLRDVPKVGEKIWHDEVLDLVRSNVFTQLDWRATRLWSLLELSFSKDVILSKQGSLELKSLRTDDRLHAAVSSQIELEKPNDYTLAEQIDVLESSLREYDRGILIAVCAQQSVPEAFDPVRFTRFLEEFGWIADRAEKRLSDLIRESTEPVARPVDYAPRVRQPRKRVFKTRAHRTLVGQLREGEPDMPGAVVDVTQSMGNTVIETYHLHENGEWVEVETVAPAQPEKPVPVVALAELKRQATSLLERVEADIANARRQSKKADEPADMQDILTHKADRLTALAEKLTSTTDSDEAAQVQVSALRASASRLVEEGRTLRIEMIKAQPPTAGRLAWLAQEREVDIARFEGRKNVSGAKRNDFLQEYVIRDTDQRVLWWAHFHYASENAAAEAFTAAHLKLPEQRFVGYKAQVKAAKESKDVIRVYRSAIGKEIAQRLFLSLAG